The following are encoded in a window of Ruficoccus amylovorans genomic DNA:
- a CDS encoding sugar kinase — MAIEIKSQESCQYDILSLGEVMLRLDPGEGRVHTTRQFAAWEGGGEYNVARGLRRCFGLRAAVVTAFAENPVGRLIEDFILQGGVDTRFIQWKDYDGVGRTVRNGLNFTERGFGIRGAVGVPDRGHTAASQIKVGDIDWEYIFGECGVRWFHTGGIYAALSDTTPDVVIEAVKIAKKNGTIVSYDLNYRPSLWKSIGGHAKCQEVNREIAKYVDVMIGNEEDFTACLGFEVEGVSEQIGNIQVESFKKMIATAVKEFPNFQATGTTLREVHTATVNDWSAICWHDGGFYESREYPRLEILDRVGGGDSFASGLIYGFLSANDPQLAVDYGAAHGALAMTTPGDTTMASCKEVEKIMKGGSARVVR, encoded by the coding sequence ATACGACATCCTCTCCCTTGGCGAGGTGATGCTCCGCCTCGACCCGGGCGAGGGCCGCGTGCACACCACGCGCCAGTTCGCTGCCTGGGAAGGTGGCGGCGAGTACAACGTGGCCCGTGGCCTGCGCCGCTGCTTCGGCCTGCGCGCCGCCGTGGTGACCGCTTTCGCGGAGAACCCCGTCGGGCGGCTGATCGAGGACTTCATCCTCCAGGGCGGCGTCGATACGCGCTTCATCCAGTGGAAGGACTACGACGGCGTGGGCCGCACCGTCCGCAACGGCCTCAACTTCACCGAGCGCGGCTTCGGCATCCGCGGCGCCGTTGGCGTGCCCGACCGCGGCCACACCGCCGCCAGCCAGATCAAGGTCGGCGACATTGACTGGGAGTACATTTTTGGCGAATGCGGCGTGCGCTGGTTCCACACCGGCGGCATCTACGCGGCCCTTTCCGACACCACACCGGACGTGGTCATTGAGGCGGTCAAGATCGCCAAGAAGAACGGCACCATCGTCTCCTACGACCTCAACTACCGCCCCTCGCTGTGGAAGTCCATCGGCGGCCACGCCAAGTGCCAGGAAGTCAACCGCGAGATCGCCAAGTACGTGGACGTCATGATCGGCAACGAAGAAGACTTCACCGCGTGCCTAGGCTTCGAGGTCGAGGGCGTGAGCGAGCAGATCGGCAACATCCAGGTCGAGAGCTTCAAGAAGATGATCGCCACCGCCGTGAAGGAGTTCCCGAACTTCCAGGCCACCGGCACGACCCTGCGCGAAGTCCACACCGCCACGGTCAACGACTGGAGCGCCATCTGCTGGCATGATGGGGGCTTCTACGAGTCGCGCGAGTACCCGCGCCTGGAAATCCTCGACCGCGTCGGCGGCGGCGACAGCTTCGCCAGCGGCCTGATCTACGGCTTCCTTTCCGCCAACGACCCCCAGCTCGCCGTCGATTATGGCGCGGCTCACGGCGCTCTTGCCATGACCACACCCGGCGACACCACCATGGCCTCCTGTAAGGAAGTCGAAAAGATCATGAAGGGCGGCTCCGCCCGCGTCGTGCGCTAA
- a CDS encoding GxxExxY protein, which yields MKVDASITSDVEALANRVIGAAIEVHKSVGPGLLESAYEKCLSHELTLRGISHQCQLSVSISYKDCLIENAYRIDLLVEGALVVELKAVDELLPVHTAQVLTYLKFQQARLGLLINFRARTLKEGLKRIVL from the coding sequence ATGAAGGTGGACGCTTCAATAACTTCTGACGTCGAGGCATTGGCGAATCGGGTTATTGGAGCGGCTATCGAAGTGCACAAAAGTGTTGGCCCTGGCTTACTGGAAAGTGCTTACGAAAAATGCCTTTCCCACGAACTGACGCTTCGAGGCATTTCCCATCAGTGTCAGCTTTCTGTTTCCATTTCCTACAAAGACTGCCTGATCGAAAATGCTTACCGCATCGACTTGTTAGTCGAGGGTGCGCTCGTCGTCGAGCTCAAGGCCGTTGATGAACTTCTCCCTGTCCACACCGCCCAAGTCTTGACCTATTTAAAATTTCAGCAGGCCCGGCTCGGTCTGTTGATTAATTTCAGAGCCAGAACTCTAAAAGAAGGACTGAAGAGGATCGTTCTGTAG